TGTATCGGGTGCTGAATGGTGCCGGCGGGGTGGAGTGAGGGTGTTTCAATAGGTCAGCAATGCTGCCATATATGCCGAAGCCCTCCGCTTCTGCCCTGGCCTATCTGTTTGCAGCCACCTCAGTACCCCAACAGCACCCCGACAAACCCCTTTCCCGCACCTTCAAGACCCCTTCTGGCGCCCTTTCCGGCATCCCCGGCCAAGCCCTAGCCGCCCCCAAGAGAGCCCGTCCAAGCCACCTCTCAGAGCCTCAAAGGTGCCGCGTTGCATCCTGCTTTTGGTGAAGAACCCGGATCACGTCCAGGTGCCGGTCCTGGTCCCGGAAATAGACCACATGCGACCCCACGAACGCTTTCAGGTATCCTTTCCGGGCCTCGACAGGTTGCCCTCTGCGGTTCCCCGAGGCGAGCTCCTCGAAAGCTCCCATGATGCTGCGCAGATAGGCATCTGCCTGCGCCGCGTTCCACCGCTCGAAGGTGTACAACCAGATGCCCTCAAGATCCTGTTCGGCCAGCGGAGAGAGCCTGTAGGGCTTACCCGTCATTCCGGGCCGCATGGGTCCGGTTCATCCGGGCAAGGAATGCTTCGCTGTCGAAGGGTCTAGGCTCCCCCGACGCCTCCCCCGCGATCAGCGCATCCCGCAGCGCCTTCACCCGCGCCTCATGCTCCTCCAAGAGCCTTAGCCCCGCCCGCACGACATCGCTTGCAGAACCGTAGCGGCCTGCCTGAACTTGCTCGGCTATGAAGCCCGTGAAGTGTTCGCCAAGCGTGACGGAGGTATTGCGGGGCATCCTTCTGAGGTCTCCTGCGTCGGTACTCTGGCGAGGTTATACCAATATGTATTAGGGGGCAACTTTTGGTAGGCGACAGGTCAGGGGGTGCCTGATCCGAGATCCGCCTGAGGTGGTCAGAGGTCTCTCCCGTCCTCCTCTTCACCTATCCAGATCTCTAGGGAGAACGGAGAGAACAGGAGGCCAGCCCAAAGCCGCGCACATAGTTCCATCATTCCCGCCCCCTTTGCCCCGCCACCATTCGATTGCCACAGGCTGATACAGCACAGCCGGCCCCGCAAGATGCTGAGGGATGTTGAAGAGCCGCGCCTAGGCCGTTGCCCCTGTCTGGCGCCCGCAAGTTGGCAGCTTGAGCCCGACACCAGCACCGCGCCGCACCCCGTAGGAGAGCCTAGGATGAGGCCAAAGGGGGAGCGTGGGGCGCATGAAGGGTCCTGCGGGGGCGGTGGAGGGGTCAGGAAGACGGGCGAAAGTTCATCACAGAAACGTGATGATAGCAATGTGGCGCCCTGTAGGGCACACGGCAAAGCCGTTACTTCATATGCTTAGACGTAGCACCGTCCGCACTCCTCGCCCTATAGGGTAATAAATCATTAATTATCAAAAACTTAATAGTTTACAACGCCGCCGGCGCCAGCTTTTTTCACCTGGGACACACCAGGAGATTAGGGCGTGTTGACAAAAGGGATTCACCGGGCGCGGTGATCGTGATTCAGATGCTGTCCCACGGAGTGGTGTAGCTGGCGCTGATCGTCACCGTTAGGTTCGGCGCTGGCCTGCTTGATCAGGATGCCGCTGCGGGCAGGCTGATGACGGGATCATCGCCCATTGACGCGATGGTTTCCAGCGTCATGTAGCGGGTGCGCTGAACGGTCCATTCATCGTTCTGTTCGAGGAGCAGAGCCCCGACGAGGCGGACGATGGCGTCGTCATTCGGGAATATTCCGACGACGTCGGTGCGGCGCTTGATCTCGCCGTTCAGCCTTTCGATCGGGTTGGTCGAGTGCAGCTTGGCCCGGTGTTCCTTGGGGAAGGACATGTAGGCCAGGACGTCATGCTCCGCGTCATCCATGAGGGTGGCCAGCTTCGGCACCTTGGGCCTGATCTGGTCGGCCACGGCGCGCCACTGGGTGCTGGCGGCCTTGGCGGTGTCTTGGGCGAAGGCGGTGGCGATGAAGGCCGAGACGACGCGCCGCCCGCTCTTCCCGGCATGCGCCAGGGCATTGCGCTGGAAGTGGACGCGACAGCGCTGCCAGGTGGCGCTGAGCACCTTCGAGACCGCGGCCTTGATGCCTTCGTGGGCATCGCTGATGACGAGCTTCACCCCGCGCAGTCCGCGGCGGGTCAGCTTGCGAAGGAACTCCGTCCAGATCGGCTCGGCCTCGGATGTGCCGATCTCGAGACCAAGAACCTCGCGCCGCCCATCGGTGTTGACGCCGATGGCGATGATGACGGCGACCGAGACGATCCGCCCGCCTCGACGGACCTTGAGGTAGGTGGCGTCGATCCAGAGATAGGGCCAGTCACCTTCGAGGGGGCGGTTCAGAAACGCCTTCACCTTGCCGTCGATCTCTTCGCAGAGCCGCGAGACTTGGCTCTTGCTGATCCCCGACATGCCCATGGCCTTGACCAGATCGTCCACGGACCGCGTCGAGATACCCTGAACGTAGGCCTCCTGGATGACCGCCGTTAGCGCCTTCTCGGCCATCCGCCGGGGCTCGAGAAAGCCCGGAAAGTAGCTGCCCTTCCGAAGCTTCGGAATACGCAGTTCGACCGTCCCGGCGCGCGTCTCCCAGTCCCTGTCGCGGTAGCCGTTGCGCTGCGCCCGCCGTGCAGGGTCCTTCTCGCCATAGGCCGCGCCCGTCACAGCGCCGACCTCCAGCTCCATCAGCCGTTCGGCCGCAAAGCCGATCATCTCGCGCAGCAGGTCCGCATCAGGGGCCTTCTCCACAAGGTCGCGGAAGTTCATCATGTCGGTGGTCATCGGTGGTCCTCTCGGTTCTGGGTTGGCGTAAGCAACCAGACCTTAACCGAACATCGCCGGTGACCACCTCACCCAGAACCTACACCACGCTCAGGGACAGCATCGTGATTCAAGCTGGTATCTGCAATGGAGACCAGCGTGGCACGAAACCTGATGTCGAACGACGAGTGGGCGTTCTTTGAACGCTTCATCCTGGCTGTCCGTTCTCCGAACGGCCGCAAGCCCACGAACCATCGGCTTGTTCTGGATGGGATTTTCTGGATCGCCCGAACGGGGTCGCCCTGGCGCGACCTGCCGGAAGAGTTCGGCAAATGGTCGTCTGTCTATCGGCAGTTCCGGCGCTGGACGTTGGCGGGGCTGTGGGAACAGATCCTGGAGGCGCTGAACGAGAGCCGGATCGTGCCGGATGCGCTGCAGATGATCGACAGCACCGTGGTTCGCGCTCATCATCAGGCAGCGGGCGCAAAAGGGGGACTCCGCGCCAAGGTTTCGGCCGCTCGCGAGGTGGCTTCACGACCAAGATCCATCTGCGGGTCAATGCGGCAGGCCTGCCCATGAGAACCGAGATCACGGCCGGGCAGACATCGGACTACCTCGGCTTCGATCTGGTCATGGCTGACAACCTGCCCGAGCCAAGCGTTCTGCTCGCAGACCGCGGCTACGACTCCGACAACATCCGCAAGACCATGGAGGTGCGCGACGTGGTGCCGGTCATCCCCATGCGCAAAACCCGGAAGCTACGGGTCGCCGTTGACCGCAGGCTCTACCGCCTGCGCAATCTCGTTGAGCGGTGCTTCAACAAGCTCAACAATGCCCGTCGCGTCGCCACCCGCTACGACAAGACCGCCGAAAGCTTCCTGGGCTTCATCGACATCACGTCGATCCGCCTCTGGCTCCGCCATTTGTCAACATGACCTAAAAATGGATACTCAGCCTGTCACGCTGCCGCGCCTCTTCGAGCAAGCCCCCCGTCAAGACCTAGCAGCCCAGCTATGCCGTGCCCTTGGTCACATTGCGCAAGCACAACGCGCGGTTCTTCTTGGGCTTCCTCCAGAGGATGCTGATATTCAAATGCCACTGGCATGGGCCTTGGAACTTTTAGCGGCCGCCAAAGCTGAGCCGGCGACCTGTCTCCGTTCCTGAGCGTAGCGGTGAGTACAAGGTGGCGAAACTTTCTGGTCAGTACAATTGACCTATTTTCTGGCGGCGGATTGTGGTGCCAAACTGCGCCGCAGCCCTGCAATTACTGAAAATTGAGAGTGTAACAACAATTGTCAGACGCAGCGGATTATATATCTGCTGTCTCGATTGAAATTATTTAAGAAAACAAGCCCTCAGGGACCAAAGGCAACCGAGACGGGCGAAAGTGCGTGGTTTTCGCATTAACTTTCAGCGGTTTGCGTCAAAAAACCAAAGACCAAAATTGGGACCGATCGCGCCATAACACACTGACAAATAACAGCTTTATCTCTTGCCTCGCAAAATGCGATGCCCCATCTTCCCCCTATCAGCGCCACAGACGGTCGGATGACCGGGGGGAGAGAACCCGAGATGGGTAGACCCGAGGCCGGAATGAGCGCCGCGTAAGCGGAACCAGCTCACACGGGAGTCATGCGCAACCGGGAGGACCAGCCCTCTTCCCGGATCGAGAAAGCATGTCGCGGAGTCACGTTTCCGCGCCCTGCAAGCAACATAATCACCCAAGGAGAACACCTGTGACCAGCCAATACGTCTCGCCTTATTCGCCCGACAACCCGCACCCCGCCGCCTGATCCCACCCCAACCACACCATAAGGAACCCCTATGTCAAACTTCAATGAAGCCCCCGCGTCCCGCAATGCGGACCTTCAAGCCCTCGAACAGCAGCTTTCAAAGGCTCTTGGCAAGGAGAAGGCCCCGCCCCCTTCCGCTTCCACCGCTTCGGGCTCCGTCGCCCGCTCCCTTGAGATCACCGTCAAGGACGGCAAGGAGACCTTGATTGACCGCACCAAGCCTCTGGGCGGCAACACGGCCACCGCCGTCTCCCCTACGCGCCCCGGTCATGTGAAGATCGAAGGTCAAGGCGAGTTTCCCATCAAGGCCGCAATCGCCGCCGGCCTTCTGCCCGAAGGCTGGACGCCCGAACGGGGTTTTGAACAGCCCGCCGGGAAGCAAGCCGGGAACCTCGCGGGCCAGCAGAACGCCACCCGGAGCGACACCGAAGAGGCCCCGGAAGAGGACCCGGACGTGACCCCTGCCATGAAGGCGGCGGTGGACGCGGCGGGCAAGATCCTCGTCCAGGTGGACCAAATCCACGGCGCCGATGTTACCGACAGGTACCTGAGCGAGGCCGCGACCACGGGAGAAATCCCAACGGAGGGTCTGCCCGAAGGGGTCTCTGCCGATGCCGCCCAGCAGATCTATGCGGGCTTCGTCGCGCAATGCGAGGCCACCCTGTCCGAGGTCGGGGCCAGCGTCGCCTTGCTTGAGGAGATGCTTGACGACGACCACCTCAGGGCCGCCCGGCAGGCCACCATACGGCACGATGCGGGCACCCTGAGGGAGATCGGCCAGCTTGCCTCTCAGCGGCTTGCTCGGTTGCCCGAGAAGAACCCCGAGGCTTTCGCTGCGCTGGTCGCAGACATGGCCCCGGCGGAACGCGACTGCCTGCACCATGAGAACGGCCGCTGGACTGTCCGCATCCCCGGCAAACCGGAAATGTCCTTCGCGGCGGCGGTCAAGCAACGCCTCGTCCGCTTCTGATCGCATCGGGCGCAGCCTAAGCGCCCTTCTCAGGCCCACCTAAGGGCCGCCCCTCCACACACCTACCGGCACCCTCTCCCAGCCCGCCAGCGACTCGCTCCGGGCCTCGGGAGGGGCTTGCCCGGTGAACTTCAAGGAAACCATGAAGAATGAACACAGACCACGATACCACCCCCGCGCCTCCTCTTACGACCAGCCGCGCCCGCTGCGCCCGAGCCTGGGAAATGGTCCAGACCCAGCCCACGGGAAGCCAACGCTATGCCCATACGGCGGACCAGATCGCCGGGGCCTGTGGCATCAGCCGCCGCACCGTGGACACCATGCGCGAATTCGACCGCACCCTTAGGAGCCGGGGAGAGCGGCCCTCGGGCGACTGGCAGAAGGACCGCAGGCGAGCCATGCGCCGGGCGGAGGTGCGGAAATGAAAGCGCCCAGCCGCAACAACAAGGGCGCCCTTCGCAAATTCAGCCGGGAGGCCCGTGAGGAGCTTGAACGGGTCACAGCAGAGTCCGACAGGCGCCTTGCCCGCGTCAACGGGAAACCCAGCGGCGCCCGGCTGAGGGTCCTGATGAGCCGGGAGGGGGTGCAGCGATGAGCAACATCGTCCCTTTCCGGCCGCAGATCCGTCCTGTCCTGGCGCCACCCACCATGTCCAGCCGGGAAATTGCGGAACTGGTGGAGAAGCGCCATGATAACGTCAAGCGTACCATTGAAACGCTGGTAGAGCGCGGCGTGTTTGAATTCCCTCAGATTGAGGAAATCCCCACAGCGACCAAGCCGACAACGGTCTATCACCTCGACAAGCGTAGCAGCTTCATTGTGGTTGCCCAGCTATCGCCCGAGTTCACCGCCCGCGTGGTGGACAGGTGGCAAGAGCTAGAGGAGGAGAAGAAGGCCGGCACGTTGGCGCTGCCCGACTTCACCAATCCGGCCGAAGCCGCGAGGGCCTGGGCCGATCAGGTGGAGGCCGTCCAACTTCTCGAAAGGGAACAGCAGGAAAACCGCGCATTGCTGGCGGCACAGGCTCCCACCGTCGAGGCTCATAAGATCCTTGCGGCTACCCCCGGTTCGCTCAGCCTGACAGAGGCGGCTAAGTGTCTTGGCGCCGCGCCCCGGAAGTTCACCGACTGGTTGCGCCGCTCCGGGTGGATCTATCGCTCCCGGGGTCGAAGCGAACGCTGGGTCCCTCATGCGGACAAAGTGACCGCCGGTCTTATGGAAGACGTTCCGCGTTCCGTAGGCCCGTCCCTTGGTGGATTCGTCACGGCACAGGCCCGCGTCACCGCGAAAGGCATCACGAAACTTGCCGAACGGTTGGCAAAGCAACGCGGGAAATCGGCATGAGCGCCGCCCGCAAGACATATCCCCTCCGCATCCTTCGCCGCCCCCGTCCGACACCTTCACAGTCTCCCGAGGAACCCGGAAAGTGAACCATACCGCTCATCTCTACTCTCTTCCCGTGCTCTTGGCCGAGGCGGGACATGCCCCCGAACAGGGCTCCCGGTATTTCCTGGGCATCAGCGGCACGGCTCATCAACTGCCCCAGCCTTCCGAGGAACCCCCCGCCCGCCTTCATGTCCACGTTGCGGGGCACCTTGCCGAGCACGGTTTGGGCGGCGGATGGGCCGCTGTCGTTGCCGGCGTTGCCTATCGCCAGCCGTTGCCTTGCGAGGACCTCAGGGGCGCCGGGTGGGCCGCAACGGAAGCGGGACCGGGCCAGATAGAGACCCTCTGTGGTCCTGTCCTGGTGTGGCGGGGCTTCGACCCCGATGCCCGCACTCTCGACCGGCTGGACGCCCTGGCCCTCCTGGCGGCTCTCTCGGGGCTCGCTGAGGCTGCACCAAAGGTGCCCGTTGCGGTGAACCTGTTCCGAGGACCTCAGGGGATCGACATGGGCGGCCGGCTGAGGGAATGGCGGCGGGCCGGCTGGATCGGGGAACGCTGGACCAAGATCCCGAACGTGGACCTGTGGCAACCCATAGACCTCCACGCCCAGACGCTTGGGGTCTCTTGGTGGCCTCGGGCGTCGGAACGGCCGGGGGTTTGGCAGGAGATCGCCGCAGCGCTTGCGGAGAGGGAGGCGCTATGAGCCGCCACATGCCCCAGCCCGTTGACGAGTTCCTTCTTATGGGCACCACGCGGGAACCCTTCGCCAAGCCCCGGAAGGAGCCCCACAGGCTGCGCAAGCGATTGCTTCACGCGGTCATGCAGGCGGATTGCCTGAGTTCGCTAAGGGAGCGTGAAAGGTGGTCCTTGCGGGATGACGGGGGACGGTAGCGAGGGGGTCACGTTTCAACGCCGATCCCTGCCGCTCTCCCTCAGCCGAAATCTTCACAGCAACAGCAACACAAACCCTCCTGCCCCAGAGCGTCGGGGCGGGACGGATCACGACAACCTAAGGACAGCGGCCCGAGCCGCCGTCGCAACGCCATTACATGAGAGGAAAACACATGGCGGGTATATTCAACACCGGCAAACAGATCCAGGACCCGGCCCCGGTACGCCTGACCGTCGCCCCTGTGGCCCAGACAGCAGCGCTGCGCCCCGTTCAGAAGCAAGCCGGGTCCAATGCGAGAGCTCTGGCGGATGCGCTTGGGAGCCTGAATGGTGCCCTGACGCGGTACGTGGAAACCGACAGGGCAATCGAGGAAGACCCCAACAGCCGCTCCTATCGGGAGTGGTTCGCCAAGCGGCAACTCATGTCCCAGGAGGAGCTCATCTCCGAAATGGAGAATAACGGCCCGAACATGAGCAACATCCAACGGGATGCCGTTGAAGTCCTGCTTGCGGATAAAGCCGTCACGGACGGACGGGCCGCCCTGACAGAACACTTCAATACCGGATTTGACTATCAAAAAGGCAATGCCGCTGAGGATGCCGAGCGCATTCAGGCTGAAATCTCGGAGAGGCTTCCGAGCGATGTTGCCAAGGCCGCGTTCTACAAGAACATGGCCGGCTTCAAACAGGCTTGGGTAGACAAGGCGAATGAGGTCAAAATCGCGGACATCAAGCAGCAAGTCGCTTCGGCTATTGTTGACGGCTTCCGCAACACCATTGACGCAGCCCAGGCTGAAGGCAAAAGCGGCGTGGAGGTCGCAGGGCTTCTGTTCGAGGCTTCGGCCGGTAACAGGACGTTTCGGGGGCTGAGCGGACAGGAACAGAACGAGACCCTTTTGGGGATTGCTGAGGAAGTCGCCCAACGCGGGGACGTGGACCTCCTAGACGCCATCTTGAACGGGGAGCGCAAGGCGGCCGGAGGGGAGGCCCTCCCGTCCCTCGCAAAGATCCCCGGCAACTCCTCCAAGGCCGCCCGCTTGATGGACATTGCCCGGTCCCGCCAAACGGAGAAGATCGAGCGGGAGAGCTACCCCACCTACCTCGGCCTGAACCAGAAGGTGACGGAAGGCTCTCTGACGGACGCCGATGTGCAACCATTGATCGCAAACGGGACCCTCACGGCCAAGGCGGCTGCGGCGCACGTCAAGCAGTCCGACGCGAACCGCGCCCAGATCCAGGCCGCCGAAGCGAAGAAGCAACAGAAGCTCGCCTATGCCCAGGCCCACGAGCGCCAGAGGGCCGAGGTGCTGGCGTCTGCCGCACATCAGCTGGAGACCTACGCCGGGGTGACGAACATCCAGGACGTGGAGGTCATCAGCAAGACCGGAGAGGGAACCCAGAAGATCACCAAGAAGGAGATCATGGACGCCGCCATCGGCCGCAAGGAGCAAGAGCTTCAGGACAAGCGGGCGAAGCTGATCCAAGGGGGCGCTTCGGAGGACGACGCGGACCTGGTCGTGAACCGCGACAGGGCCACCTACTATGCCGCAAACGGGCTGGATAACACCACCTGGGATATGCAGTTCAACAACATTGCCGGCATGGTCGGGATTGACGCCCTCGCCAAGGGTGGAGCTCCTGCCAAGCAGGTGACGGACATTGCCGAGCTCTATCTTCAGGTCCGCGCTGTGAGCCCTGCCTACGCGGAGGGGACGGTGAAGAACGCCAGGGCGCGGGAGTTCTTCGAGGTCTACGATGTGGGGCGGAATGTCTCCCGACTGCCTCCCGAACAGGCCGCCCTTTCCGCCGCTTCCTGGGTTGCCAAGCCCGAGACAGAGAAGGCCCGCGACCGCATCAATAACGAGGAACGGGAGGAGATTGTTGCCCAGTCCCCCGGGGCGGCTGGTTCAGCAGCCTTGACGATGAACGTGCAAACCAGATCCTTGTGCGCGGCAGGGTCGAACAGCTTGCCCGCATGGGGCACCCTGCCGGCGTCATCCGGCAACGCACCGAGGGCTGGCTCAAGTCCTCCACATTGGACGTGAACGGGGTCCTTGTCGAAACCAAGGGCCGCACCCCGGCCGACTTCAAGGAGGTGGCGGAGAAGTATCTTAGCGACCTTCAAAACAGGAACGCCAAGGAATGGGGCCTTGAAGATGAGGCGGATGGGGATCTCTTCCTTGTCCCCACCCCATCCGGGGGGCGCTGGTTCATCTGGTCCAAGACGATGGACACGCCGCTTGGTACTCTGGGCAACGAGCAACTCGCGGAAGTCCGCCAGAAGTTCCAGCAGGAGAAGACGCAGGGGGCTGTAGAGGTCACCCGGAAGGCTGATGCCAAGCGGGCCGAACGGGGGCGTAGGTACAAGGCTGAACAGGATCAAGCCGCGCAACTGCGCAGGGAGACCCAAGAGGCGCTGGACCAGAGGTTTGGTCAAGAGTGACGCAACAGGCCCCGCTTCGGCGGGGTCTACTGCTTCGACACAGGACATAGCTTCAACCCTTTATAGTTTTAACAAATGAACAAGAGCCTCTCTCAGAGCCTCTTGACCTTGAGGAGGGAATCACCAAATCGTGAATCAGTTACCTTTCTGAGTGGGGACGGCGTGGACTACCATTATACGCTTTTTATAGATGAAGCAGGGGATGATAAGTTGGATCGCCTCCGCCCGAAGGACTCAGGGGGTAACTCGGAGTGGCTGTGCCTAGGAGGCTATTTAGGGCGTGTTGACAAAAGGGATTCACCGGGCGCGGTGATCGTGATTCAAGCTGGTATCTGCAATGGAGACCAGCGTGGCACGAAACCTGATGTCGAACGACGAGTGGGCGTTCTTTGAACGCTTCATCCTGGCTGTCCGTTCTCCGAACGGCCGCAAGCCCACGAACCATCGGCTTGTTCTGGATGGGATTTTCTGGATCGCCCGAACGGGGTCGCCCTGGCGCGACCTGCCGGAAGAGTTCGGCAAATGGTCGTCTGTCTATCGGCAGTTCCGGCGCTGGACGTTGGCGGGGCTGTGGGAACAGATCCTGGAGGCGCTGAACGAGAGCCGGATCGTGCCGGATGCGCTGCAGATGATCGACAGCACCGTGGTTCGCGCTCATCATCAGGCAGCGGGCGCAAAGATGCTGTCCCTGAGCGTGGTGTAGGTTCTGGGTGAGGTGGTCACCGGCGATGTTCGGTTAAGGTCTGGTTGCTTACGCCAACCCAGAACCGAGAGGACCACCGATGACCAC
This portion of the Paracoccus sp. N5 genome encodes:
- a CDS encoding type II toxin-antitoxin system RelE/ParE family toxin, whose protein sequence is MTGKPYRLSPLAEQDLEGIWLYTFERWNAAQADAYLRSIMGAFEELASGNRRGQPVEARKGYLKAFVGSHVVYFRDQDRHLDVIRVLHQKQDATRHL
- a CDS encoding type II toxin-antitoxin system ParD family antitoxin encodes the protein MPRNTSVTLGEHFTGFIAEQVQAGRYGSASDVVRAGLRLLEEHEARVKALRDALIAGEASGEPRPFDSEAFLARMNRTHAARNDG
- a CDS encoding IS256 family transposase, which translates into the protein MTTDMMNFRDLVEKAPDADLLREMIGFAAERLMELEVGAVTGAAYGEKDPARRAQRNGYRDRDWETRAGTVELRIPKLRKGSYFPGFLEPRRMAEKALTAVIQEAYVQGISTRSVDDLVKAMGMSGISKSQVSRLCEEIDGKVKAFLNRPLEGDWPYLWIDATYLKVRRGGRIVSVAVIIAIGVNTDGRREVLGLEIGTSEAEPIWTEFLRKLTRRGLRGVKLVISDAHEGIKAAVSKVLSATWQRCRVHFQRNALAHAGKSGRRVVSAFIATAFAQDTAKAASTQWRAVADQIRPKVPKLATLMDDAEHDVLAYMSFPKEHRAKLHSTNPIERLNGEIKRRTDVVGIFPNDDAIVRLVGALLLEQNDEWTVQRTRYMTLETIASMGDDPVISLPAAAS
- a CDS encoding phage antirepressor KilAC domain-containing protein is translated as MSNIVPFRPQIRPVLAPPTMSSREIAELVEKRHDNVKRTIETLVERGVFEFPQIEEIPTATKPTTVYHLDKRSSFIVVAQLSPEFTARVVDRWQELEEEKKAGTLALPDFTNPAEAARAWADQVEAVQLLEREQQENRALLAAQAPTVEAHKILAATPGSLSLTEAAKCLGAAPRKFTDWLRRSGWIYRSRGRSERWVPHADKVTAGLMEDVPRSVGPSLGGFVTAQARVTAKGITKLAERLAKQRGKSA